From one Streptomyces mobaraensis genomic stretch:
- a CDS encoding AMP-binding protein codes for MRDHRPDSLVHTLLDEAVAFSPSAAAVADAEGRWDYARLDAYSRAFTDWLAARGVGPGDRLVVQLPTTRELTALFYGASRRGAVFVPLNPHMKPYHLRSVLENAEPALVVCAEGDRATFEAVTGAPVHEFGGVWSETEKTADRGPRPEAAVDVAPEDPAVLVYTSGSTAAPKAVVCPHAQMVFATRSMVQVLGYRPDDVVFCRFPMSWDYGLYKVLMCAAGRSGIVLADGESDLRLLTAVRESGATVVPIVPSLAAMIATLARREENPAPRVRMFTNTGAALPQPVIETLRAAFPGARVVRQFGQTECKRVSIMPPEEDRERPDSVGRPLPGTRVLVVDEDGASVPVGETGEIVAVGPHVMPGYWRNPEVTARTFRRHAPTGELRLHTGDYGSLDADGYLYFQGRRDDMFKRKGIRMSTLEIEAAAMDVPGVRAAAVLPPSDRHDLALFVESDLAPHVVLRELAGRLEQQKVPAVCRVLAEWPLTLHGKNEKRRLAELLDGSDQ; via the coding sequence CTGCGCGACCACCGTCCCGACAGCCTGGTCCACACCCTGCTGGACGAGGCCGTGGCGTTCTCGCCCTCGGCCGCGGCGGTCGCCGACGCCGAGGGGCGGTGGGACTACGCCCGCCTCGACGCGTACAGCCGCGCCTTCACCGACTGGCTGGCGGCGCGGGGCGTCGGCCCGGGTGACCGGCTGGTCGTCCAGCTGCCCACCACCAGGGAGCTGACCGCCCTGTTCTACGGGGCGTCGCGGCGCGGCGCGGTCTTCGTGCCGCTGAACCCGCACATGAAGCCGTACCACCTGCGGTCGGTCCTGGAGAACGCCGAACCGGCGCTGGTGGTCTGCGCGGAGGGCGACCGGGCGACGTTCGAGGCGGTCACCGGGGCGCCCGTGCACGAGTTCGGCGGGGTGTGGAGCGAGACCGAGAAGACCGCCGACCGCGGCCCGCGCCCGGAGGCGGCGGTGGACGTCGCGCCGGAGGACCCGGCCGTCCTCGTCTACACCTCGGGCAGCACGGCCGCCCCCAAGGCGGTGGTCTGCCCGCACGCGCAGATGGTGTTCGCCACCCGGTCGATGGTGCAGGTGCTCGGCTACCGCCCGGACGACGTGGTGTTCTGCCGGTTCCCGATGTCGTGGGACTACGGCCTGTACAAGGTCCTGATGTGCGCCGCGGGCCGGAGCGGGATCGTGCTGGCGGACGGCGAGTCGGACCTGCGGCTGCTGACGGCGGTCCGGGAGAGCGGGGCGACGGTGGTGCCGATCGTCCCGTCGCTGGCCGCGATGATCGCGACGCTGGCGCGCCGGGAGGAGAACCCGGCGCCGCGGGTGCGGATGTTCACCAACACGGGCGCGGCGCTGCCGCAGCCGGTGATCGAGACGCTGCGCGCGGCGTTCCCGGGGGCCCGGGTGGTGCGGCAGTTCGGGCAGACGGAGTGCAAGCGGGTCTCCATCATGCCGCCGGAGGAGGACCGGGAGCGGCCTGACTCGGTGGGCCGGCCGCTGCCCGGCACGCGCGTCCTGGTCGTGGACGAGGACGGCGCGTCCGTGCCCGTCGGCGAGACGGGCGAGATCGTGGCCGTCGGCCCGCATGTGATGCCCGGCTACTGGCGGAACCCGGAGGTGACCGCGCGGACCTTCCGCCGGCACGCCCCGACCGGTGAACTCCGGCTGCACACCGGGGACTACGGCTCGCTGGACGCGGACGGCTACCTGTACTTCCAGGGGCGCCGGGACGACATGTTCAAGCGCAAGGGCATCCGGATGAGCACGCTGGAGATCGAGGCGGCGGCGATGGACGTCCCAGGGGTGCGGGCGGCGGCGGTGCTGCCCCCGTCGGACCGGCACGACCTGGCGCTGTTCGTGGAGTCCGACCTGGCCCCGCACGTGGTCCTGCGCGAGCTCGCGGGCCGGCTGGAGCAGCAGAAGGTCCCGGCGGTCTGCCGGGTGCTCGCCGAGTGGCCCCTGACCCTGCACGGCAAGAACGAGAAGCGGCGGCTCGCGGAGCTGCTCGACGGGAGCGACCAGTGA